A portion of the Haemorhous mexicanus isolate bHaeMex1 chromosome 3, bHaeMex1.pri, whole genome shotgun sequence genome contains these proteins:
- the PKIB gene encoding cAMP-dependent protein kinase inhibitor beta, with product MTDVEPVVTDFASSGRSGRRNALPDILGSPAGAGTSDLPHKLAELSVSEDAGAEGGEVSSSKALLESQEAEGKRNDS from the exons ATGACTGATGTAGAGCCTGTGGTCACAGATTTTGCCTCATCAGGACGATCAGGCCGCCGAAACGCCTTACCAGATAtcctgggctctcctgctggtgctgggacTTCAGACTTGCCACACAAACTGGCTGAGCTCTCTGTTTCAGAAG atgcaggagcagagggtggAGAAGTGTCATCATCCAAAGCCTTGCTGGAAAGTCAAGAGGCGGAAGGAAAACGCAATGATTCCTAA
- the SMPDL3A gene encoding acid sphingomyelinase-like phosphodiesterase 3a: protein MELRAALGLALLCSALEAAPAGPQRPRSAVGQFWHVSDLHLDPTYHITPDRTKVCSSSKGVNASNPGPFGDFLCDSPYQLILSAFAFMNDSKEQVSFMIWTGDSPPHVPIKELSTKLVISIIGNLSSTIHNFFPDLQVFPALGNHDYWPQDQLPVTTSEVYNAVADFWKPWLSDEAINTFRKGGFYTQLFESNNSHQPLRIISLNTNLYYSPNKVTVNITDPANQFAWLEEILETSSQKKEKVYIIGHVPVGYLPYARNTTAIREYYNERLVKIFRKYSSVIAGQFFGHTHRDSIMVLLDEEEKPVNSLFVAPAVTPVKSVLQTESNNPGVRLYQYDLFDYSLLDLWQFYLDLREANKKNESNWKLEYILTKTYGIEDLKPESLYEMAKQLAMPHSTLFEQYYSNYIVSYDKSIVCEEGCKTCQICAIQCLDSSSYTDCINQETMWR, encoded by the exons ATGGAGCTGCGAGCGGCGCTCGGGCTGGCGCTGCTCTGCTCCGCGCTGGAGGCGGCGCCGGCCGGCCCGCagcggccccgctccgccgtGG GGCAATTCTGGCATGTATCTGACCTACATTTAGATCCGACTTACCACATTACCCCTGATCGCACCAAAGTTTGTTCTTCTTCCAAAGGAGTCAATGCCTCCAACCCAGGCCCTTTTGGAGACTTTTTGTGTGATTCTCCTTATCAACTTATTTTGTCAGCATTTGCATTCATGAATGATTCAAAAGAGCAGGTTTCATTCATGATTTGGACAGG agaTAGCCCTCCTCATGTTCCCATAAAAGAGCTCTCCACAAAGTTGGTCATTAGCATCATTGGTAATCTGAGTTCTACAATCCATAATTTCTTTCCGGATCTTCAGGTTTTCCCAGCCTTAGGCAATCATGACTACTGGCCACAG GACCAGCTTCCTGTAACTACCAGTGAAGTTTACAATGCTGTAGCAGATTTCTGGAAACCTTGGCTAAGTGATGAAGCAATCAATACCTTCAGAAAAG GTGGTTTTTACACGCAGCTGTTTGAATCCAATAATAGCCATCAACCACTCAGGATAATCAGTCTGAACACAAATTTATATTACAGCCCTAACAAGGTAACTGTGAATATCACTGATCCAGCCAACCAGTTTGCCTGGCTGGAGGAAATACTTGAAACCTCTtcacaaaagaaggaaaag GTGTATATAATAGGTCATGTCCCAGTAGGATACTTGCCATATGCAAGGAATACTACAGCTATCAGGGAGTATTACAATGAAAGACTGGTAAAGATTTTTCGCAAATACAGTAGTGTTATTGCGGGCCAGTTTTTTGGACATACCCATAGAGATAGTATCATGGTACTCCTGGATGAAGAAG AAAAGCCAGTCAATTCCTTGTTTGTGGCACCTGCTGTAACCCCAGTGAAGAGTGTATTGCAAACAGAGTCCAATAACCCTGGTGTCAGATTGTATCAGTATGATCTTTTTGATTATAGCTTGCTG gATCTTTGGCAGTTTTACTTGGACCTCAGAGAAGCCAACAAGAAAAATGAGTCAAACTGGAAATTAGAATACATCCTGACTAAAACTTATGGCATTGAAGACTTGAAGCCAGAAAGCCTATATGAAATGGCCAAGCAGTTGGCTATGCCACACAGCACACTTTTTGAGCAGTATTACAGTAACTATATTGTGAGTTATGACAAATCTATTGTCTGCGAAGAGGGGTGCAAGACCTGCCAAATATGTGCAATCCAGTGTTTAGATTCTTCCTCATACACAGATTGCATCAATCAGGAGACAATGTGGAGATGA
- the FABP7 gene encoding fatty acid-binding protein, brain, translated as MVEAFCATWKLVDSHNFDEYMKALGVGFATRQVGNVTKPTVIISTEGDKVVIRTQSTFKNTEISFKLGEEFDETTPDDRNCKSVVTLDGEKLVHVQKWDGKETNFVREIKDGKMVMTLTFGDVVAVRHYEKA; from the exons ATGGTCGAGGCTTTCTGCGCCACCTGGAAGTTGGTAGACAGCCACAACTTCGACGAGTACATGAAGGCACTGG GAGTGGGGTTTGCAACACGGCAGGTGGGGAATGTGACTAAACCCACTGTGATAATCAGCACCGAAGGGGACAAAGTAGTGATCAGAACTCAAAGCACTTtcaaaaacacagaaatcagCTTTAAACTTGGAGAAGAATTTGATGAAACTACCCCCGATGACAGGAACTGCAAA TCAGTTGTGACCCTGGATGGAGAGAAGCTAGTGCACGTACAGAAATGGGACGGCAAAGAGACAAACTTTGTGAGAGAAATAAAGGATGGCAAAATGGTAATG ACTCTTACCTTTGGTGATGTGGTTGCTGTTCGCCATTATGAAAAAGCATAG